ATAGATTATTAAATATTTTTAGAAATCATGAAAAATTTTCACTAATTCAATATAACTTCCTTTTGACTCTGCCAAAGGCAGAGTATAGTTTGATGAATATAGGTCATTTTGGATTAAATAGTCAAAATTATTTACACTTTACTTCCCCCATCAGAAGACTTCCAGATTTATTAGTTCATAAAGCTTTATGGATGCACTTTCTTTCTCCTAAAAGTTATTCCAATCAAGAAAGAGAAGTGAGTTTAGAAAATTTAGACAAATTAGTTTATCTTTCCAATCTCGGAGAACAAAGAGCTGTTTCGGCTGAAAGAAGATTTATTTCTAGAAAGCTTTATCAATACTTATTAACTAAATTCCCCAAACAAGAATTTGTTGGGGTTATATTAGTTAAAACAGAATGAGGATACAATGTGCGAATAGAAAATTGTTATGAGGGGTATATTAGAAGAGAGAATTGTAAGAATAATAAAAAGTTAGGTGATATTATTCATCTAAAAAAAGTTGAATATTCTTGAGATGAATTTATAGAGATTTAGTAGAACATTCACTTACAAAGTAATAAAAAAAGACTTTATAAATATCAATCCTTTGACAGTTATGTTGCAGGATTGAGTCTAAGTTCTACTATAGTTAGGGGGATACTTAGGGGAGAACTATCTTTTGGAAATAGCTACATTAAACCAATAGATTCTGAATTATTTTTAGTAGGTTTTTGTTCTGAACCTATAAAGTTGTTACTTCATAAAAGAGAGATAAGGAAGATTATTGAATCTTCTAAAAAACAAGGATATTCTATACTCCCACATTCTTTTTTCTTGAAGAACAGAAGAATTAAATTAGAGATTCATCTTTGTAAATACAACAAAGAACATTTAAGGGAAAAGAAAAATAAAAAGTATCTAAGGTCTAAGGATGAGAACAAATTCTTAGATTTTGATTATTAAACCTAAAGAATTAATTTATTTTGATAATGCAACAACTTCTCTTAAATTACCTTCCTTCATTGAGAAGCTACTTAAGAGTTATTCTGATACTAGTTGAGTAAAGAAAAAAGAAAAATATCTTTTTTCTTTAGTTAAAAAACTTTCAAATTGGTTAAATGTTTTGGCCGATCAAATACTTTTGGTCCCTTCTTCAACTTATGCTATTAATGAAATCTTTAATAGCATAATTGGTAATTGAAATGGACAAATATTAAAGGTTTATATTTTTGAGGGAGAACACATTTCAAATTGATCTAGTCTTTGAAACTTTAAAGAAATAAACAAAGAACTAATAGAGATACATCACTATTCTTTAGACAAAGAAATTGTCAATAATCTTCAGAATGAACAAGGGATTCTTTTAATAACTTTTAGAGATAACTTAGGGAATTGCATTTGAGCTCCAGAAGAAATTTCAAAAATTAATCAAAGGAACAAAGAACTAATAATTATTGGAGATTTGACTCAATCAATGATGAATGATGATATCTCCAAAATTAAAGAACACTTTGATTATTTGTATTTTTCAGCACATAAAGTTTTAGGACCATTTGGGATAGGTTGCATAATAACTAAAAAACACAACCATTTGAGAAAAGATGATTCATTTTCCCTAGATTGAAGATCAATTTATGTGTGAGAACAAGAGTTTGACAACATATTGAGATTTTTAAAAAAATCTAGGGAAAAATCCAAAGATTTAGTTAATTATTGAGTTAAAAATTTTCCAATAAGTTCAGGTTTTAGCTATATACATTACCCTAATTCTTTGATTTTTTTAGTAAAAGTGAATAGTCATTCAATTCATGACTTTGCATATTTATTAGAAGAATGCAAATTTGTATTTAGATTCAATGATCTTTGCTCTTCTAATTCTTTATTGGCAAATAAATCAATTATGAGATTTTCACTCTCGCCCTTAAACAAAATTGAGGAGATTGAAAAACTTTTTGAATTAATGAAATATTTTCAAAAAACCATGGAAGGTTTAAATTAAAATAGAAATTGTTGATGGAAGTTTACAGAGTAGGGATTAATGGGTTTGGAAGAATAGGAAGATTACTTTACAGAAATTTACTTAATTCTTCCAGCATAGAAGTAGTAGCAGTTAATGACATCGTTGAACCTAGTGTATTGGCACACTTGTTAAAGTATGACAGCTCACAAGGAGTATTAACAGATTGGGAAGTAACTAGTGATCAAGAAACTATTTATCTTAAGAATTTAAAAGGAGGGGGAACAAAAAGTTTTAAAGTTTACAACTTTAACAAAGAAAAGAGTTATCACTGAGGAGAGCTGGATGTTGATTGTGTAGTTGAATGTTCAGGTAGATTATTAACCAGAGAAGCAGTTAGATGTCACTTGGATGCTGGTGCAGACAAGGTATTGATTTCAGCTCCAGCTAAGGATGACAGCATCAAGACTGTGGTTTTCAATGTTAACCACAATTCCATTGCTACTTCGGATGATGTAATCTCAGGAGCTTCTTGTACAACAAATGCTTTAGCTCCTGTTGTTAAGGTACTTCACAGAAAGTTTGGAATCCAATCTGGCTTCATGACCACTATTCACGCCTTTACCTCTGATCAAAGACTGCAAGATGCTCCTCATGCAGATTTAAGAAGAACTAGAGCTGCGGCAAATTCTATTATTCCAACTACGACTGGTGCTGCAGCTGCAATCGGAAAGGTTATTCCAGACCTAAAAGGTAAACTTGATGGAATCGCTCACAGAGTTCCTGTTTTAACTGGTTCTTTGGTTGATTTAACTGTTAGATTGTCTAAGCCTGCAAGTGCTGAAGAAATAAATCAAGCTCTTGAATCAGCCGCAAATGAAACTATGCAATACATTGTTGACCCAATAGTTTCTGCAGACATCATCGGAAGCACTTATGGTTCTATCTTCGATTCTCAATTAACTAAAGTTCTTCCTACTGGTGAAGTTAAGTTGTATGCTTGATATGACAATGAGTCTTCTTACGTGAATCAATTATCCAGAACACTTCACTACTACATTTCTCTTTAAAGTTTTTAAAAGTTAATTAAAAACTTTCAGTTGTTAATGAGGTTTAACAAACAAACATTAAAAGATCTTTCTCTTCACGGCAAGAGAGTAGTTGTTAGATTGGATCTAAACGTTCCTATCGAAAATGGTGTTATAAAAAATAAAACAAGGATTTTAGGAACTATAGAGACTCTTAAGTATTTAATGGAAAAAGGTTGTAAGATAGTGGCTCTTAGTCACTTTGACAGAATAAAAAGCTATGAAGATATGATGTCAGGAAAAAAGAGTTTGAAAATAGTTGCCAAAGAATTTGAACAAATATTTTCAACTAAGAAAGTTTTGTTTATTGATGATAGAGATTTTGATACTGTAAAGCACAAAATTAAAAGTTCACATGCTGACTTAGTAATTTTGGAAAACACTAGATATTACGATGTAGATCCTTCAACTAAAGAATTAGTTAAGTGGGAAAGTAAGAATTCTCCTGTTTTGGCAGGATTTTACTCTGAATTAGGTGATGTATTCATTAATGATGCTTTTGGAACTTCCCATAGGGCTCATGCTTCTAATGTTGGAGTTGCAGAAAGAATAAAAGATAATGCAATTGGTTTTTTAGTTGAAAAAGAACTTCAAGCTCTCGATTATGCTTGTGAAACTGATGAAAAGCCAAAAATTATGATTCTTGGAGGGAGCAAGGCCTCCGATAAATTAAGACTAATTAAAGAAATTATAGACAAAGTTGATAAGTTAATTATTGGTGGAGGAATGTCTTATACATTTTTAAAAGCTCAAGGAAAACCTGTAGGGTTGTCTATGGTTGAACATGATTATGTTTCTCAGTGCGGGGAAATACTTTCTCGTTATCCTTCCAAGATAGTTCTTCCTGTAGATCATTTGGTGGCAGATAAATTTGAAGATAAGCCTGGAAGAGTGATAGATGCAGATGATTCTAATTGAGATACTGGAATGGCTTTGGACATCGGGCCTAAGACAGTTGAGTTCTTTTCAGAAATTTTGGATAATGCAAAGATAGTTATTTGAAATGGTCCTATGGGAGTTTTTGAATTTGATAATTATTCAGGGGGAACTTTTTCAATCTTGAGAAAACTTGCTGAATTAACTGAAAAGAGAGGAGTGTATAGCTTAATTGGAGGCGGAGATTCTGTAGCTGCAGCTGAAAAATTAAATATGACTGACAAATTTAGTTTCGTTTCAACAGGTGGTGGAGCCACTTTAACTTTCTTGGAAAGAGGTCCTTTGCCCGGAATCGAAATTATTAAGGACAAACTGTAGTCCAGTTAAATTAACTGACAGCTCTTTGGGCTGTCATTTAAAGTTAAGAATTAATGGAAAGGACTGCTATATCAGTTTCTTCTATCTATAAAAGATTTGGGGGGAAGTTTATCAACAAAACTCAAGAGAATTGCCAAAGATTAATCAAAATTTCTTCATTAAGTCGATTAGGGATGGAATTAAATGGAATATTTTTAGAAAAAGAACTTCTTTCTGTAGTTATCTGGGGACAAAAAGAATGTCAATTTTTGGAGACTGTCGATAAACAAAGACAAATTGAAATTCTTAAATCGATAATTCTTAAAAATCCACCTTTATTTCTTTTAAGTAATAACTTTACTGAAATTAAATTACTAGATTCTCTAAATAGGGAATTTAATGACAATCAATCAGCAATTATTCAACTTGATTATTCAACTAGAGAAATATTTAACTCTGTAGGAACTTGATTGGCGAAAAGCTTGGCAAGTTGGGAAACTATTCATGGATCAGTTGTTAGTGTTTTTGGAGTAGGAGTTTTAATTATTGGAGAGCCTGGGGTTGGAAAAACAGAATTATTATTAGATTTATTAAGTCTTAATCATTTGTTTTTGGGAGATGATGCTATCAATATAACTAGACTTGGAAATGCAGTTATTGCAAGGGCAAATCCTCAGTCTAGCGAGTTTATTCAAGTTAGAGGAATTGGAGTTATCAATATTAAAGAAGCTATT
Above is a window of Mycoplasma ovis str. Michigan DNA encoding:
- a CDS encoding SsrA-binding protein; this translates as MQSNKKRLYKYQSFDSYVAGLSLSSTIVRGILRGELSFGNSYIKPIDSELFLVGFCSEPIKLLLHKREIRKIIESSKKQGYSILPHSFFLKNRRIKLEIHLCKYNKEHLREKKNKKYLRSKDENKFLDFDY
- the gap gene encoding type I glyceraldehyde-3-phosphate dehydrogenase; amino-acid sequence: MEVYRVGINGFGRIGRLLYRNLLNSSSIEVVAVNDIVEPSVLAHLLKYDSSQGVLTDWEVTSDQETIYLKNLKGGGTKSFKVYNFNKEKSYHWGELDVDCVVECSGRLLTREAVRCHLDAGADKVLISAPAKDDSIKTVVFNVNHNSIATSDDVISGASCTTNALAPVVKVLHRKFGIQSGFMTTIHAFTSDQRLQDAPHADLRRTRAAANSIIPTTTGAAAAIGKVIPDLKGKLDGIAHRVPVLTGSLVDLTVRLSKPASAEEINQALESAANETMQYIVDPIVSADIIGSTYGSIFDSQLTKVLPTGEVKLYAWYDNESSYVNQLSRTLHYYISL
- a CDS encoding aminotransferase class V-fold PLP-dependent enzyme → MIIKPKELIYFDNATTSLKLPSFIEKLLKSYSDTSWVKKKEKYLFSLVKKLSNWLNVLADQILLVPSSTYAINEIFNSIIGNWNGQILKVYIFEGEHISNWSSLWNFKEINKELIEIHHYSLDKEIVNNLQNEQGILLITFRDNLGNCIWAPEEISKINQRNKELIIIGDLTQSMMNDDISKIKEHFDYLYFSAHKVLGPFGIGCIITKKHNHLRKDDSFSLDWRSIYVWEQEFDNILRFLKKSREKSKDLVNYWVKNFPISSGFSYIHYPNSLIFLVKVNSHSIHDFAYLLEECKFVFRFNDLCSSNSLLANKSIMRFSLSPLNKIEEIEKLFELMKYFQKTMEGLN
- a CDS encoding phosphoglycerate kinase, giving the protein MRFNKQTLKDLSLHGKRVVVRLDLNVPIENGVIKNKTRILGTIETLKYLMEKGCKIVALSHFDRIKSYEDMMSGKKSLKIVAKEFEQIFSTKKVLFIDDRDFDTVKHKIKSSHADLVILENTRYYDVDPSTKELVKWESKNSPVLAGFYSELGDVFINDAFGTSHRAHASNVGVAERIKDNAIGFLVEKELQALDYACETDEKPKIMILGGSKASDKLRLIKEIIDKVDKLIIGGGMSYTFLKAQGKPVGLSMVEHDYVSQCGEILSRYPSKIVLPVDHLVADKFEDKPGRVIDADDSNWDTGMALDIGPKTVEFFSEILDNAKIVIWNGPMGVFEFDNYSGGTFSILRKLAELTEKRGVYSLIGGGDSVAAAEKLNMTDKFSFVSTGGGATLTFLERGPLPGIEIIKDKL
- the hprK gene encoding HPr(Ser) kinase/phosphatase; this translates as MERTAISVSSIYKRFGGKFINKTQENCQRLIKISSLSRLGMELNGIFLEKELLSVVIWGQKECQFLETVDKQRQIEILKSIILKNPPLFLLSNNFTEIKLLDSLNREFNDNQSAIIQLDYSTREIFNSVGTWLAKSLASWETIHGSVVSVFGVGVLIIGEPGVGKTELLLDLLSLNHLFLGDDAINITRLGNAVIARANPQSSEFIQVRGIGVINIKEAIGRSKIIDETKIHLIVELKKYSQLDKIDSLENWGEEIKYKKLLDVKLPYYIIPVQLGRNISELTQACVNDHKMKKSGYNSAKTFDKILKENLKNKLTKG